The Dehalococcoidia bacterium DNA window GACTGTACCCAGCAGGGTGGAGCCCAACCCTACAATCAGCGACACCCGTGCTCCGTGCACAATACGGCTATAAATATCCCGCCCCAGGTTATCGGTGCCCAGCCAATAGGTCTGATTGGGGGGGGCGAAAGTGGCCCGAGCGTTGACAGCCGTGGGGTCGTGGGTGGCCAGGAAGTTGGCGAAAATGGCCACCAACACCATCAGCAGGATGACCACACCCCCCGCAGTGCCCAGGGGCTTGCTCCGGGCGAAACGCAGGAGGGTTTTCCACCAGGGGCGCTTGCGCCCCGCCAGGGCTGTGAGCGTTGTCGCCGGCACACCCGATTGCGCCTGCACACCACACCCCCTCGCTATTGATAACGCACGCGCGGGTCCAGCCACCCGTACAGGATGTCCACCACCAGATTGGCCAGCACCACCACTGTAGCGATGAACATTACCAGGCTCTGTACGATGGGGTAATCCCGCTGGCGAATGGCATCCACCAGGTAGCGGGCCACCCCGGGCAGGTTGAACACCTGCTCCGTTACCACCAGCCCCCCGATAAGGAAAGCGAACTCAATGCCGATAACGGTAACCACGGGGAGCAAGGCGTTGCGCAGGGCGTGGCGGTAGATGACCACCCGCTCCCGCAGGCCCTTGGCCCACGCCGTGCGAATGTAATCCTCCCGCATCACCTCCAGCATGGAGGAGCGGGTAATGCGCATAATGAGGGCGCTGGAGCGATAGCCCACAGCCAGCGCCGGGAAGATGAACTGCTTCATGTTCGCCCCGAAGTCCTCAAAGGGGGAGACATAAAGCATCTCCGGCAACTGCCCCACCTGCACCAAAATCAGAATGATCAGAAGCCCGAACCAGAAGGCGGGGATGGACAGCCCCGCAATGCTGAACACCCGTAGAGCATAGTCCAGGGGCGTATCCTGGCGCACGGCGCTAATGATGCCTGAGGGGATAGCGATGACTATCGCAATGATCATGGACATAATGGCCAACTGCAGGGTTACAGGGATGCGGGGTTTGATGATTTCCCACGCCGGACGGTCAAAGAAATACGACTTGCCCAAGTTGCCTTGAAAGGTATCCCGAAGCCAGTTCCAGTACTGGACCACCAGGGGCTTGTCCAGACCCAGTTCCTTCTCCAGTTGGGCCTTGGCCCGAGGATCCACATAGCCGGCCGACTGAAAGATGAAGTCAGCGATGTTGCCGGGGGCCAGGCGCAACAGCACAAAGATGAGGATGGACATGCCCAGCAGGGTGGGAATGGAGACCAGGAGCCGGCGCGCTAAATACCCGCTCATCTCTGCCCGTCCTTTATCCCGTCAGGAAACCCTCCGCCTAAGTGCTCACGCTGTTTTCAATTACGATACCAAAGACCCCTGGGATGTGCCAACTGCATGCCCCGAATACAGAGAACACGGGCCTCACAGCTCCAGGATGCCCTGCCCCGCTGGGGAGGCACACAAGCCATTGCCCCCCCGACCCAGCGTATCCCCCAGGGGGAGACGCCCCGCTTGTGCTATACTGCATTTACACCGACCGTGCTGGAGGGGAAAGGGCTTGCCCGGCGAGAAGCCCATCGTCTACACTCTCCCCGATTGTCCCACCTGCCTCAAACTGAAGGTGGCTTGGCGTCGACGGGGCCAACCCTTTGAAGAGCGCGTGGTCAGCCAACGGCAGGAGTGGCTCAACGAGGCGTTGGCCCTGGCCGACACGGTGCCCATCATCGTGTGGCCCGACGGGAGGGTAGAGGTGGGCTTTGAGGGCGAAGAGGGTTGACACATCGGGTAAGGGACGGGGCCGGTGGCCCCCAGAGGCGAGACGCAGGAGGTTGAAGAATGGCCCAGAAGACCAGCGTGGTAACGGCCGAACGCTTCGCCAAAGGGCTG harbors:
- a CDS encoding ABC transporter permease produces the protein MSGYLARRLLVSIPTLLGMSILIFVLLRLAPGNIADFIFQSAGYVDPRAKAQLEKELGLDKPLVVQYWNWLRDTFQGNLGKSYFFDRPAWEIIKPRIPVTLQLAIMSMIIAIVIAIPSGIISAVRQDTPLDYALRVFSIAGLSIPAFWFGLLIILILVQVGQLPEMLYVSPFEDFGANMKQFIFPALAVGYRSSALIMRITRSSMLEVMREDYIRTAWAKGLRERVVIYRHALRNALLPVVTVIGIEFAFLIGGLVVTEQVFNLPGVARYLVDAIRQRDYPIVQSLVMFIATVVVLANLVVDILYGWLDPRVRYQ